Proteins from a single region of Aureibacter tunicatorum:
- a CDS encoding N-acetylmuramoyl-L-alanine amidase, with protein sequence MKKLKYLVLHCTDTPVGRVVSKEDIDHWHMSPVAKGGRGWSRPGYSDMIGLCGELVNLRPYDQDEFVQKEERTWGARGYNAISRHVVYAGGKGGDTRTDEQLATMFFYCHYFVRRHPDAKIIGHNQISSKSCPGFDVPAWLRSIGIDEKHIVEGKLV encoded by the coding sequence ATGAAAAAATTAAAGTACTTAGTCCTTCATTGCACCGACACGCCAGTTGGTCGTGTGGTGAGCAAAGAAGATATTGACCATTGGCATATGTCGCCTGTGGCAAAAGGAGGTCGTGGTTGGTCAAGACCGGGCTATTCGGATATGATCGGATTATGCGGAGAGCTTGTAAACTTGAGGCCATATGATCAAGACGAATTTGTCCAGAAGGAAGAGCGCACTTGGGGAGCAAGAGGTTATAATGCTATTTCAAGGCATGTGGTGTATGCCGGAGGCAAAGGCGGCGACACGCGAACGGACGAGCAACTGGCGACCATGTTCTTTTACTGTCATTATTTTGTCAGAAGGCATCCTGATGCGAAGATCATCGGGCATAATCAGATCAGCTCAAAGTCATGTCCGGGGTTCGATGTGCCTGCGTGGCTTAGATCCATTGGCATTGATGAAAAGCATATCGTCGAGGGCAAACTGGTGTAG